From one Doryrhamphus excisus isolate RoL2022-K1 chromosome 9, RoL_Dexc_1.0, whole genome shotgun sequence genomic stretch:
- the fundc1 gene encoding FUN14 domain-containing protein 1 — MAKHNKDLEEEIYDKVVDLTEYAKRQRWWNRLFGKTSGPLAEKYSVATQIAIGGVSGWCAGYLFQKVGKVAATAVGGGLLLLQIANNSGYIQVDWKRVEKDVNKAKKQIQKNTDKAGPELNTLVERSTEFVKKNIVVTSGFVGGFLLGLAS, encoded by the exons ATGGCGAAGCACAACAAGG ATCTGGAGGAGGAGATCTACGACAAGGTGGTCGATTTGACTGAGTACGCCAAACGCCAGCGATGGTGGAACCGTCTCTTTGGAAAGACATCCGGCCCGCTGGCAGAGAAATACTCTGTTGCCACACAGATAGCCATAGGAGGAGTGAGCGGATG GTGTGCAGGCTATCTCTTCCAGAAGGTTGGGAAAGTTGCTGCGACTGCTGTAGGGGGAGGACTCCTGTTGCTGCAG ATAGCAAACAACAGTGGCTACATCCAAGTAGACTGGAAAAGAGTAGAGAAAGATGTCAACAAAGCCAAGAAGCAAATACAGAAGAACACAGACAAAGCAGGTCCAGAGTTGAACACATTAGTTGAAAGG tCCACAGAATTTGTGAAGAAAAACATCGTGGTCACAAGCGGCTTCGTCGGAGGCTTCCTGCTCGGTCTGGCATCCTAA
- the efhc2 gene encoding EF-hand domain-containing family member C2: MALPFLPGNSPNLQLLKDKFHKSQHFDYSSDLPLLTGMEKPGIGGELLPGQKRKPKSSVYPRGATGGLPSWVAFDKQALCFEAYLQEAVPEASNETYRIRKCKIYFYLEDDTMQVVEPEYKNSGIPQGTLIRRQRIPLPPPKEDQYYNVFHFNLNQQMVLFSHTFTITNCDQFTKNFLTKCGVILNDPVSVPDDPYRSLRDKIEKSMSPLRPYERRDTLKQFLDHDRKVLRFFCFWDDTNAMFGDLRELVLLYFLADDTIAIKEVIPPNSGRVTMSKFLSRSKLPKSPQHASNQLALPGEMTNRTVLNVLASTRQGDRYMLDSLKTGAIQEEFYKDFDLTVGGEMNVWGRKVIIADCDDFTKDYYRSKYGIEDFTPVKYKAAVAPKPPRPVPPYNGFGSEEDSLSSCQRLLPKPPQKDVHKFMEYDRHGLESNVLKFYAKMVTTNQVDSDREFIISFYLSDDSISVFERSQKNSGVLGGMFLARGRIKKPGQELFKSELSEYFTACDLYVGATLCLNNRQFHLLDADEYTFNYLEQHADQFPKADIGIILGKLRSIPEEKQREIRNFLALSDPGNSGFVTFESLRGLLVGMECGLTEHEVLVLCRSLVEHKQSDVDVGLMLAVAQDFLKKKNFDQLPDMARVFEYNDPNKTGHISVKGATAICKTFQLPVSDNLLTCLLHKFADGDQIDYNAFLVGINWMEHPAPPVMPDDTLKFDVNMRHDASEVQRVKNVRYSSLLQDVFHGASNTDDPKSTALA, translated from the exons ATGGCGTTACCATTTTTACCTGGAAATTCTCCCAATCTGCAA ctgctgaAAGACAAATTCCACAAATCCCAACATTTTGACTACTCCAGCGACCTTCCTCTCCTCACGGGGATGGAGAAGCCAGGTATCGGGGGTGAACTCCTGCCTGGACAGAAGCGCAAACCCAAATCTTCTGTCTATCCCAGAGGAGCAACCGGTGGTTTGCCGTCATGGGTCGCTTTTGACAAACAG GCACTTTGTTTTGAGGCCTACCTCCAGGAAGCTGTGCCAGAAGCTTCCAATGAAACCTACAGGATCCGCAAGTGTAAGATTTACTTCTACCTCGAGGATGATACCATGCAAGTAGTGGAGCCAGAGTACAAAAACAGTGGAATCCCTCAAG GAACTCTTATTCGTCGCCAACGTATTCCACTGCCTCCGCCCAAGGAGGACCAGTACTACAATGTGTTCCACTTTAACCTCAACCAGCAGATGGTGCTGTTCTCTCACACGTTCACCATCACAAACTGTGACCAGTTCACAAAGAACTTTCTCACCAAATGTGGTGTCATTCTCAATGACCCTGTCTCTGTGCCTGACGACCCATACCGGAGCCTCAGAGACAAG ATTGAGAAAAGCATGAGTCCCCTCCGGCCATATGAGAGGCGAGACACTCTGAAACAGTTCCTGGACCATGACCGCAAAGTCCTCCGTTTCTTCTGCTTCTGGGATGATACCAACGCCATGTTCGGAGATCTACGAGAACTTGTGCTGCTCTACTTCCTGGCTGATGACACTATAGCAATCAAGGAGGTCATCCCCCCGAACTCTGGGAGAGTCACAATGTCCAAATTCCTCAGTCGGAGCAAACTTCCCAAG tCTCCACAGCATGCTTCAAACCAGTTGGCCCTTCCTGGTGAGATGACAAATCGCACCGTGCTCAACGTGctggcctccaccagacaaggaGATCGCTACATGCTGGATAGTCTCAAA ACAGGAGCCATTCAAGAGGAGTTCTATAAGGACTTTGATCTGACGGTAGGCGGTGAGATGAACGTGTGGGGCAGGAAAGTGATTATTGCAGACTGTGACGACTTCACCAAAGACTACTACCGCTCCAAATATGGCATTG AGGACTTCACCCCGGTGAAGTACAAAGCTGCTGTAGCCCCCAAACCCCCAAGGCCTGTCCCTCCTTATAACGGCTTTGGCTCAGAGGAGGACTCGCTAAGCTCTTGCCAGCGCCTGCTGCCCAAACCCCCACAGAAAGATGTCCACAAATTCATGGAGTATGACAG ACATGGCCTTGAGAGCAATGTGCTGAAGTTCTACGCCAAAATGGTGACCACCAATCAAGTGGACAGTGACAGGGAGTTTATAATTTCCTTCTACCTGAGCGATGACTCCATCAGTGTGTTTGAGCGCTCTCAGAAGAATTCAG GTGTACTTGGTGGCATGTTCCTGGCAAGGGGTCGTATAAAGAAACCTGGACAGGAGTTGTTTAAGAGCGAGCTCTCAGAGTACTTCACAGCCTGTGATCTGTACGTAGGAGCTACTCTTTGCCTCAACAACAGGCAGTTCCATCTGCTGGATGCTGATGAGTATACCTTCAACTACTTGGAGCAACATGCTGATCAG TTCCCCAAGGCCGATATTGGCATCATCCTCGGTAAATTACGGTCAATTCCAGAGGAGAAGCAGCGGGAGATCCGTAACTTTCTGGCTCTCAGTGACCCTGGCAACAGCGGTTTTGTTACCTTTGAATCCTTGAG GGGCCTCCTGGTGGGTATGGAGTGCGGTCTGACTGAGCATGAGGTTCTGGTGCTTTGCCGATCTTTGGTCGAGCACAAGCAGTCTGATGTGGATGTGGGGCTGATGTTGGCTGTGGCCCAGGACTTCCTCAAGAAGAAGAATTTTGACCAGCTGCCTGACATGGCCCGAGTGTTTGAATACAACGACCCAAACAA AACAGGACACATCTCTGTTAAAGGGGCGACGGCCATCTGCAAGACCTTCCAACTACCCGTGTCTGACAACCTGCTAACGTGTCTGCTCCACAA GTTTGCAGACGGGGACCAGATTGACTACAACGCCTTTCTGGTTGGCATCAACTGGATGGAGCACCCCGCTCCCCCAGTGATGCCTGATGACACCTTGAAG TTTGACGTGAATATGCGGCATGATGCCAGCGAAGTGCAGCGAGTGAAAAACGTCCGCTACTCGTCCCTGCTGCAGGATGTATTCCATGGCGCCTCCAACACGGATGACCCTAAGAGCACCGCATTAGCATAG